From a region of the Phragmites australis chromosome 21, lpPhrAust1.1, whole genome shotgun sequence genome:
- the LOC133903920 gene encoding small ribosomal subunit protein eS17x-like, whose product MGRVRTKTVKKTSRQVIEKYYSRMTLDFHTNKKVLEEVSILPSKRLRNKVAGFTTHLMRRIQRGPVRGISLKLQEEERERRMDFVPEKSALEVDEIRVDKETMEMLAALGMADLPGVERQAEVSSAPAFGRPQYGGPRRDRV is encoded by the coding sequence ATGGGTCGCGTCCGCACCAAGACCGTGAAGAAGACCTCCAGGCAGGTGATCGAGAAATACTACTCGCGGATGACGCTGGACTTCCACACCAACAAGAAGGTGCTGGAGGAGGTGTcgatcctcccctccaagaggCTCCGCAACAAGGTGGCCGGCTTCACAACCCACCTGATGCGCCGCATCCAGCGCGGCCCCGTCCGCGGCATTTCCCTCAAgctgcaggaggaggagcgcgagcGCCGCATGGACTTCGTCCCGGAGAAGTCGGCGCTCGAGGTCGACGAGATCCGCGTCGACAAGGAGACCATGGAGATGCTCGCCGCGCTCGGCATGGCCGACCTCCCAGGCGTCGAGCGCCAGGCCGAGGTCAGCTCCGCCCCAGCCTTCGGCCGCCCGCAGTACGGTGGCCCCCGCCGCGACCGCGTCTAG
- the LOC133903105 gene encoding uncharacterized protein LOC133903105, with protein MANSPSSNSSSSISDHVAPQPAPASVVQTVNIHSHVPVLLNMNESNYSQWRCFLDSVLHKFSLDAHVHSPPPLHQRNTEWRMNDHSVINWLYTTVTKDVFDLIHKPCSSAFTVWNTMEGLFCDNDLQHIVYFKVEFRSLQQGDMNISHYCTRLKTLTDNLRDIEKPISEPNQVLNMLRNLNPKYRHVIPIIKSKFPPHTFMSARSYLLMEELHELHNAKMEVDQAFFASHGGSPSSAFGPADGGSGSGSNRNKNCNKKCGRGSVFNYGSSNSSATNGTGGAPQ; from the coding sequence ATGGCCAACTCCCCTTCCTCCAACTCCTCCAGCTCCATCTCCGACCATGTCGCTCCCCAGCCCGCTCCAGCGTCAGTCGTGCAGACGGTGAACATCCATTCTCATGTTCCTGTGTTGCTCAACATGAACGAGTCCAACTACAGTCAATGGCGCTGCTTCTTAGACTCCGTCCTCCACAAATTCAGCCTAGACGCGCACGTGCACTCCCCACCGCCACTGCACCAGCGCAACACTGAGTGGAGGATGAATGACCACAGCGTCATCAACTGGCTCTACACCACTGTCACGAAGGATGTCTTCGACCTCATCCACAAGCCATGTTCCTCGGCCTTCACTGTTTGGAACACCATGGAGGGCCTCTTCTGCGACAACGATCTCCAACACATCGTCTACTTCAAGGTTGAGTTCCGCAGTCTCCAACAAGGTGACATGAACATCTCCCATTATTGCACCCGGCTCAAAACGCTCACTGACAACCTTCGTGACATCGAAAAGCCCATCTCCGAGCCCAACCAGGTACTCAACATGCTCCGTAATCTCAACCCCAAGTACCGCCACGTGATCCCTATCATCAAATCCAAATTCCCACCCCACACCTTCATGAGTGCCCGTTCTTACCTGCTGATGGAGGAGCTCCATGAACTCCACAATGCCAAGATGGAGGTCGATCAGGCCTTCTTCGCTAGCCATGGCGGGTCCCCTTCCTCAGCCTTTGGACCTGCTGACGGTGGCTCTGGCTCCGGCTCCAACCGGAACAAGAATTGTAACAAAAAGTGCGGTCGCGGCTCCGTCTTTAACTATGGCTCTAGCAACTCTTCTGCTACCAACGGCACTGGCGGCGCACCCCAGTAG
- the LOC133903523 gene encoding flotillin-like protein 1, which translates to MGFAYRIASPSEYLAITGYGINDVKLAKKAWVAPGQRCTRFDISPVNYTFEVQAMSAEKLPFILPAVFTIGPRADDEDCLLRYAKLISPHDKLSHHVNELVKGVIEGETRVLAASMTMEEIFRGTKSFKQAVFENVQLELNQFGLIIYNANVKQLVDVPGHEYFSYLGQKTQQEAVNQAKVDVSEARMKGEVGAKERDGTTRQNAAKVDAETKVYTVKRQGEGAKEEARVKAEVKVFENEREAEVAEANSELAMKKAGWEQQTRVAEVEAAKAVAIREAELQLEVERRNAARQTEKLKAEHLSKAVVDYEMKVQQANWELYNRQKAAEALLFEQEKEAEARRAAADAAFFARQREAEAELYAKQKEAEGLAAMGEAQSAYLSSMLGALGGSYGALRDYLMISSGVYQEMARINADAIRGLEPKISVWSNGVGAGGEGDASGGGAMKEMAGVYRMLPPLLTTVHEQTGMLPPAWMGTLTGGPSKSS; encoded by the coding sequence ATGGGGTTTGCCTACCGGATCGCGAGCCCGTCGGAGTACCTTGCGATCACCGGGTACGGCATCAATGATGTGAAGCTCGCGAAGAAGGCGTGGGTGGCGCCGGGGCAGCGATGCACGCGTTTCGACATCTCCCCGGTGAACTACACCTTCGAGGTGCAGGCCATGAGCGCCGAGAAGCTGCCCTTCATCCTGCCCGCCGTCTTCACCATCGGCCCCCGCGCCGACGACGAGGATTGCCTCCTCCGCTACGCCAAGCTCATCTCCCCGCACGACAAGCTCTCCCATCATGTCAACGAGCTGGTCAAGGGCGTCATCGAGGGCGAGACCCGCGTGCTGGCGGCGTCCATGACCATGGAGGAGATCTTCAGGGGCACCAAGTCCTTCAAGCAGGCCGTCTTCGAGAACGTGCAGCTGGAGCTCAACCAGTTCGGCCTCATCATCTACAACGCCAACGTCAAGCAGCTCGTCGACGTGCCGGGCCACGAGTACTTCTCCTACCTGGGCCAGAAGACGCAGCAGGAGGCCGTGAACCAGGCGAAGGTGGACGTCTCCGAGGCGCGGATGAAGGGGGAGGTCGGCGCCAAGGAGAGAGACGGGACGACGAGACAGAACGCGGCCAAGGTGGACGCCGAGACCAAGGTGTACACGGTGAAGCGGCAGGGCGAGGGAGCCAAGGAGGAGGCGCGGGTGAAGGCGGAGGTGAAGGTGTTCGAGAACGAgagggaggcggaggtggcggaAGCGAACTCGGAGCTGGCGATGAAGAAGGCCGGGTGGGAGCAGCAGACGCGGGTGGCCGAGGTGGAGGCCGCCAAGGCGGTGGCGATCCGGGAGGCCGAACTGCAGTTGGAGGTGGAGCGGCGGAACGCGGCCAGGCAGACGGAGAAGCTCAAGGCCGAACACCTCAGCAAGGCCGTCGTCGACTACGAGATGAAAGTGCAGCAGGCGAACTGGGAGCTGTACAATAggcagaaggcggcggaggcgctgCTGTTCGAGCAGGAAAAGGAGGCCGAAGCACGCCGGGCGGCGGCGGACGCGGCCTTCTTCGCGCGGCAGCGCGAGGCTGAGGCAGAGCTCTACGCCAAGCAGAAGGAGGCCGAGGGGCTGGCGGCCATGGGCGAGGCCCAGAGCGCGTACCTCTCCTCCATGCTCGGCGCGCTCGGCGGCAGCTACGGCGCGCTGCGCGACTACCTGATGATCAGCTCCGGGGTGTACCAGGAAATGGCACGCATCAACGCCGACGCCATCAGGGGGCTCGAGCCCAAGATCAGCGTGTGGAGCAACGGCGTCGGCGCTGGTGGCGAGGGCGacgccagcggcggcggcgcgatgAAGGAGATGGCAGGGGTGTACAGGATGCTGCCGCCGCTGCTTACCACGGTGCACGAGCAGACCGGGATGCTGCCGCCAGCGTGGATGGGCACTCTGACGGGCGGCCCTTCGAAGTCCAGCTGA